From the Apium graveolens cultivar Ventura unplaced genomic scaffold, ASM990537v1 ctg4136, whole genome shotgun sequence genome, one window contains:
- the LOC141701583 gene encoding uncharacterized protein LOC141701583 isoform X3, producing the protein MAFIEWEGKSCEPETGKESKEKDTSVALKAMAEQMEELRSKERHLGDVNKQLKIKVSFKLSLKKSGERVRRTRV; encoded by the exons ATGGCATTTATAG AATGGGAGGGGAAGTCTTGTGAACCAGAGACTGGGAAAGAGTCAAAAGAGAAGGATACATCAGTTGCCCTAAAG GCTATGGCTGAACAAATGGAGGAGCTCCGCAGCAAG GAACGTCATCTTGGAGATGTCAACAAACAGCTGAAAATCAAGGTTTCTTTTAAATTGTCTTTG AAAAAGTCAGGAGAAAGAGTCAGGAGGACAAGAGTATAG
- the LOC141701583 gene encoding small RNA degrading nuclease 5-like isoform X2, giving the protein MFYVPGLDAGLYLSQSKVLHSFKEYCGVPRAVSALSCVADGVQTIDVHLTYKVKRKRDIAEPISKPVQNQSSDQGTCDSVFDLSFGDLSKDLQFPLSYYTLTETELEQNGYFRSQPGAPTHEILALDCEMEIW; this is encoded by the exons ATGTTTTATGTACCTGGCCTTGACGCAGGTCTTTACTTGTCACAGTCTAAGGTACTCCACAGTTTCAAAGAGTACTGTGGCGTTCCAAGAGCAGTGTCAGCTCTAAG CTGTGTAGCAGATGGAGTACAGACTATAGATGTTCATCTTACGTACAAGGTGAAAAGAAAAAGGGATATTGCTGAGCCTATAAGCAAACCTGTTCAGAATCAGAGTTCTGATCAAG GAACCTGTGATTCTGTTTTTGATCTATCCTTTGGTGATCTCTCGAAAGATTTACAATTTCCTCTGTCATATTACACACTCACAGAGACGGAACTAGAACAAAATGGTTACTTCCGTAGTCAACCAG GAGCTCCTACCCACGAAATATTGGCGCTTGATTGTGAAATG GAAATCTGGTGA
- the LOC141701583 gene encoding small RNA degrading nuclease 5-like isoform X1 gives MFYVPGLDAGLYLSQSKVLHSFKEYCGVPRAVSALSCVADGVQTIDVHLTYKVKRKRDIAEPISKPVQNQSSDQGTCDSVFDLSFGDLSKDLQFPLSYYTLTETELEQNGYFRSQPGAPTHEILALDCEMYYSSICDCIFGIYID, from the exons ATGTTTTATGTACCTGGCCTTGACGCAGGTCTTTACTTGTCACAGTCTAAGGTACTCCACAGTTTCAAAGAGTACTGTGGCGTTCCAAGAGCAGTGTCAGCTCTAAG CTGTGTAGCAGATGGAGTACAGACTATAGATGTTCATCTTACGTACAAGGTGAAAAGAAAAAGGGATATTGCTGAGCCTATAAGCAAACCTGTTCAGAATCAGAGTTCTGATCAAG GAACCTGTGATTCTGTTTTTGATCTATCCTTTGGTGATCTCTCGAAAGATTTACAATTTCCTCTGTCATATTACACACTCACAGAGACGGAACTAGAACAAAATGGTTACTTCCGTAGTCAACCAG GAGCTCCTACCCACGAAATATTGGCGCTTGATTGTGAAATG TATTACAGCAGTATATGTGACTGTATATTCGGTATATATATTGATTAA